In Caldisphaera lagunensis DSM 15908, a single genomic region encodes these proteins:
- the aspS gene encoding aspartate--tRNA(Asn) ligase codes for MLKNNFIQDIYDQAQNYLNKDIKICGWVSNIRDLGGVKFVLLRDRTGILQLVFKKGITPDEEIMKSKDLVKESVICIDGVLTEGKSSLKYEVQVKKLNILNKPYEPIPLDPDTSTDAQINVRLDYRWLDVRNRKISSIFVFESWVAKNFRDYLTEKGFVEIFTPKIVSTGTEGGAEVFPVIYFGKEAYLAQSPQFYKQLAVISGLERVFEIGPVFRAEASHTVRHLAEFHGLDFEMGYINNVNDVMDTVEGFFRRMVEKSKKDELIKQVREFFSLDVSIPEKVPRIPIREAYKILEKYDKHLPYGSDLDTESERILGEYAKKEYNSDFVFVTEYPWKVRPFYTMRKEDDDQWTYGFDLLFRGLEVATGSQREHRYDMLIKNLKDKGLDDKKFKFYLDFFKDGTPPHGGVGLGLERIVKQFLNLDNVREARFLPRDTERITP; via the coding sequence ATGTTAAAAAACAACTTTATACAAGACATATATGATCAGGCCCAGAACTATTTAAATAAAGATATCAAGATTTGTGGATGGGTAAGCAATATTAGAGATTTAGGTGGAGTCAAGTTCGTATTATTAAGGGATAGAACAGGAATATTGCAATTAGTTTTTAAAAAAGGGATAACGCCTGATGAAGAAATAATGAAATCTAAGGATTTAGTAAAAGAATCTGTAATTTGTATAGATGGGGTATTAACAGAAGGAAAATCATCTCTAAAATATGAGGTTCAAGTTAAGAAGCTAAACATATTAAACAAGCCTTATGAACCAATTCCTCTTGATCCTGATACGAGTACAGATGCGCAAATTAATGTGAGGCTAGATTACAGATGGCTAGATGTAAGAAACAGAAAGATATCATCAATTTTTGTCTTTGAATCATGGGTTGCAAAGAATTTCAGGGATTATTTAACAGAAAAAGGTTTTGTAGAAATATTTACTCCAAAAATTGTTTCAACAGGAACTGAAGGAGGAGCAGAAGTATTTCCAGTAATATATTTTGGTAAAGAGGCATATTTGGCACAAAGCCCGCAATTTTACAAGCAATTAGCTGTTATATCAGGTTTAGAAAGGGTATTTGAAATAGGTCCAGTTTTTAGAGCTGAAGCTTCTCATACTGTTAGACATTTGGCCGAATTTCATGGTTTGGATTTTGAAATGGGATATATCAACAATGTTAACGATGTAATGGATACAGTTGAAGGTTTCTTTAGGAGAATGGTAGAAAAATCTAAGAAAGACGAATTAATAAAACAAGTTAGGGAGTTCTTTAGCTTAGACGTATCAATACCAGAAAAAGTGCCAAGGATACCAATTAGGGAGGCTTATAAAATATTGGAAAAATACGATAAGCATTTACCTTACGGAAGTGATTTAGATACAGAATCAGAGAGAATTTTGGGAGAATATGCTAAAAAAGAATATAATAGCGATTTTGTTTTTGTTACAGAATATCCATGGAAGGTAAGACCATTTTATACGATGAGAAAAGAAGATGATGATCAATGGACTTACGGTTTTGATCTATTATTTAGAGGTCTGGAGGTAGCAACAGGAAGCCAAAGAGAACATAGATATGATATGCTTATTAAAAATTTGAAAGATAAAGGATTAGATGATAAGAAATTCAAGTTTTACTTAGACTTCTTCAAAGATGGTACTCCTCCGCATGGAGGTGTTGGTTTAGGATTGGAAAGAATTGTAAAACAATTCTTAAATCTTGATAATGTTAGAGAAGCAAGATTTTTACCAAGGGATACTGAAAGAATAACACCATAA
- a CDS encoding TerC family protein gives MLLWIFLITLILFGISIEFLFKKNFKYIILIWIALSLVYFMVLFIRTDFYESYLFLTSYLLEISLSLDNILVFLLIFTQFSISFEHQEKLVAIGSYSAIVLRFLFVYAGIELLNVFELGTIILSLLVLFSAFELAREEFNNEKEKEESNIIKFFKKYLKTDFSNNEFSFFVKKNGKIVPTKYLLVIFVIEISDIIFAFDSIPAIILITKNELIAYSSTIFGTLIIRSLYFNVNRSLSSIKHIEGFLAIGLGYIGISSLINSINKFIKTVYIPEYISVIVVVLIIAFGLLYSFLNNRMRTSKQTPSQGPGD, from the coding sequence ATGTTATTATGGATTTTTTTGATAACATTGATTTTATTTGGGATAAGTATAGAGTTTCTATTTAAGAAAAATTTTAAGTATATAATTTTAATTTGGATAGCCTTATCTTTAGTTTATTTTATGGTATTGTTTATCAGAACTGATTTTTATGAGTCTTACCTATTTCTTACATCTTATTTATTGGAGATATCGTTAAGCCTCGATAACATCTTAGTATTCTTATTGATCTTTACACAGTTTTCCATATCTTTTGAGCATCAAGAAAAATTGGTTGCTATTGGGAGTTATTCAGCAATTGTTTTAAGGTTTTTGTTTGTTTATGCCGGAATAGAACTTTTAAATGTATTTGAATTAGGAACCATAATTTTATCATTGCTTGTTTTATTTAGCGCTTTTGAATTAGCTAGAGAAGAATTTAATAATGAAAAAGAGAAAGAGGAATCAAATATCATAAAATTTTTTAAAAAATATTTAAAAACAGATTTTTCTAATAATGAATTTTCGTTTTTTGTTAAGAAAAATGGAAAAATTGTTCCAACAAAATATCTTCTTGTTATATTTGTTATTGAAATTTCAGATATAATATTTGCATTTGATTCTATACCGGCTATAATACTTATAACAAAAAATGAATTGATTGCTTATTCATCAACGATTTTTGGGACATTAATTATAAGATCATTATATTTCAATGTTAATAGATCTCTCTCATCAATTAAACATATAGAAGGATTTCTTGCTATTGGATTAGGGTATATAGGAATTAGTTCTCTAATAAACAGCATAAATAAATTCATAAAAACTGTTTATATACCAGAATATATTTCAGTTATCGTTGTTGTGTTAATTATAGCTTTTGGTTTATTATATTCTTTTTTGAATAATAGGATGAGAACAAGTAAACAGACCCCATCACAAGGACCTGGTGATTAA